From the Thermoplasmata archaeon genome, the window TAAAATCTGATGGCTTCCATTTACTCCTGGGATTCATCATCAGAGAAACTGAACCCGAGCAATTTACAACAGTTGGCTGGAAACTAGTTGACCTGTCAAAAATAAAAGTCAGCATAAAGGCTGAATTCAATGCAGATAATCTAGAAATCTATAAGCAAGAAGCTATCCTGAAAGAAGAATGGGTTGAGAAAATAGAGACACTTTAAGCAACCTAAAGCTTCGCTTGTCAACCACTGGGTCAATTTTCCCTAATCCACCCCATACCTCTTGCACTCTGCATCCACAAATTCTTGGATTTTCTTGAGTTCTTCTGGCTTGTTCATCAAGTGCCTGAATCGTCCCTGCACCTTCAGGAATTCCACAACTGGCTTCCTTGGTTTCGGTGGCATCTTTGTCACTTTCAGCGTGTTTCTATCTCCATTTTCCATTTCCCAGAGAATCAGATAGCCGGTATCAACTGCAAGCTTTGCAATTTCTATGCTTTTCTCACTTGGTGTTCTCCAACCAGTCGGACAGGGCGCATACACAAGAATGAAACTCGGTCCTTTCTTTGAGAGTGCCTTCTTCACCTTGTTCTGGAAATCTGCATAGTATCCAACGGAAGCAGTAGCCACATAGCTTGGTCTGTGAGCAGCCACAATTTCAGCGAGTGGCTTCTTCACTGTGTCCTCACCAATGCTGAATTTTCCAGGTGGCGAAGTAGTGGTTGAAGCACCGTAAGGTGTAGAAGAAGACCTCTGAATCCCTGTATTCATGTATGCCTCATTGTCATAGCACACATAAAGGACATCATGCCCACGCTCCAGCATCCCTGACAGCGCCTGGAACCCAATATCGTAAGTGCCTCCATCTCCACCAATCGCAATTATGTTCTTTCCTTCTCTTTCACCCTTTGCTTTCAGTGCGGCATCGATCCCAGAGGCAACAGCAGCTGCATTCTCAAATGCCACATGAATGTAGGGCACTTTCCATGCAGTATTGGGATAACCTGTGCTTACAACCTCCATGCAGCCAGTTGCCTGGCAAACAATCGTATTCTTGCCTGC encodes:
- the porB gene encoding pyruvate synthase subunit PorB — translated: MNEESLFAPGHTACAGCGATIALRLLLAAAGKNTIVCQATGCMEVVSTGYPNTAWKVPYIHVAFENAAAVASGIDAALKAKGEREGKNIIAIGGDGGTYDIGFQALSGMLERGHDVLYVCYDNEAYMNTGIQRSSSTPYGASTTTSPPGKFSIGEDTVKKPLAEIVAAHRPSYVATASVGYYADFQNKVKKALSKKGPSFILVYAPCPTGWRTPSEKSIEIAKLAVDTGYLILWEMENGDRNTLKVTKMPPKPRKPVVEFLKVQGRFRHLMNKPEELKKIQEFVDAECKRYGVD